CCGGCGCCAGGCCGGGCGACCACGCCAGCATCGCCTTGCCGAGCGCGCTGGCGTGCGCCGGGATCACGATCCCGACCTCCGGCATCTGGCGGGAGCCGTCCGGGCGCGGCTCGTGGTGCACGATCATCACCTCGCCCGGCAGCAGCACCCCGGTCCGCACCGCGCACCCGGTCGTGCGCGCCAGCTCGGCCGCCCAGGTGAGCGCGCGGGACCGCAGTTCGAGGGTGTCGAGGTAGACGTTGCCCAGCTTGAGCACGGCGGGCCCGAGCCGGTAACGGGCGGAGTCGCGGTCCTGCAGCACCAGGCCGTGGGCCTGCAGGGTCTTGATGATGCCGTGCACTGTGGACGGCGCCAGCCCCAGCCGGGCCGCGATCTCGGACAGGCTCAGCCGCCGTTCCGCCTGCAGCACGCCGAGCACGCGGACCGCCCGGTCGACGGACTGGATCATCGGCGCACCCTCCTGCCAGCCGCACTTTACAACAGTCCCGCGCCGTTCTATGTTCGGAAGACATTCGATAATGTCGAATGACAGTCGACGATGACGGAGGGGTGGCATGGCGGCACGCCAGCTCGTGAACGATCCGGACGACTTCGTGCGGGAGGCCCTGGAGGGGCTCCAGCGTGCGCATCCGGACCTCGTCCGCTACCACGAGGACCCGGCGTACGTGGTCCGCGCGCGGCAGGCGGACAAGGTCGCGCTGGTCTCCGGCGGTGGCTCCGGGCACGAGCCGCTGCACACCGGTTTCGTCGGCAGCGGCATGCTGGACGCCGCCGTGCCGGGCGCGGTGTTCGCCAGCCCGACCGCGTTCCAGATCCGCGCCGCCATCGCCGCCGCCGACCGGGGCCGCGGGGTGCTGCTGATCGTCAAGAACTACACCGGTGACGTGCTGAACTTCCGCATCGCCGCCGAGCTGGCCGCGGACGACGGCATCGAGACGCGCACCGTCCTGGTCGACGACGATCTCGCCACCGACGGCCAGGAGGACGGCGCGCCGGGCCGTCGTGGAACCGCAGCGGTCGTCGCGGTGGAGAAGATCTGCGGCGCGGCGGCGGAGAACGGCGCGTCGCTGGACGAGCTGGCCGCGCTGGGGGAGCGGATCGTGTCGTCGGCGCGCACGCTGGCGCTGGCGCTGGAGGCGTGCACGCAGCCGGGGCAGGACCGGCCGTCGTTCGACCTGCCCGACGGCGAGATCGAGTTCGGGGTCGGCATCCACGGCGAGCACGGCGTCGGGCGGCGCCCCTATGCGCCGGTACGGGAGCTGGTGGGCGATCTGACGAAGCCGCTGGTGGCCGCGCTCGGCCTGGACCGGGGTGACGAGGTGATCGCGATCGTCAACGGCCTCGGCGCGACGCACGGTCTGGAGTTGTCGGTGGTGCACCGCGAGCTGGGCGAGTTCCTGGACGGGCTGGGGGTGCGCATCGGGCGCGCGCTGGTGGGCTCGTACGTGACCGCGCTGGACATGCGGGGCTGCTCGATCACGCTGCTGCGCGCCGACGACGAACTGCTGGCCCTGTGGGACGCGCCGGTCCGCACGCCGGCCCTGACCTGGTGAAGGAGACCATTGTGGACACTCGTGCCTGGATCGAGCGGTTCGCCGCCGTCATCGACGACCGCGGCGCCGAGCTGACGGAGCTGGACCGGCGCGCCGGTGACGGCGACTACGGCACCAACCTCCGGTCCGCGCTGGCGAAGGTGCGGGCGAACCTGGCCGCGGACGACCCGCGCACCGCGGGGGAGGTGTTCACCGCGGTGTCGAACGCGTTCCTGCACACGGGCGGCACCAGCGGTCCGTTGTTCGGCATGTGGTTCCGCGAGTTCGCCAAGGGCCTTGGGGACGAAGTGTCCGCGGGGAGCCTGGCGCGCGCCGCGGGCGAAGCGGAAGCGACGGTGCGTCGACTCGGTGGCGCGGAGGTGGGCCACAAGACGATGGTCGACGCGATGGTGCCGGCGGCGGAAGCACTGGCTGCCGCGGCCGAGCGGGGCGCCGACGTGGAAACCGCGCTGAAGGAGGCCGCCGCCGCGGCCGACGCCGGAGCCCGCTCGACGGAGGCCTTGCTGGCGAAGCGCGGACGGGCAAGCTACGTCGGCGAACACGCGCGGGGCGTCACGGACCCGGGCGCGCTGACGGTCGCATGGTTCTTCGAGGCGGCCACGAAGTAGACCCGGGACGGCGCGACCACAGGGGTGCGGCCGCGCCGTCCCGCAACCACCCGAGCGACGTGCCGAGCCAGGAAACCGCCACCCGGCAACGAAAGCCCGAATCCCCCGAGCCACCCCTCTCCCGTAACCCGATCCCCAGCCCAATCGGTTGCCGAGCCACCGGGTCAAGCCACGCTTTCCCGGCTTGACGCGGTGTCCCGGCAACCGAACACTGCAAGATCGGGTTCGGGAGGGCACTTCTCATCCGGGCGTAGCGAAGCGCAGCCCGGCGCAGTAGAAACCCGCGTAGGGGCTCCCCGGAGCTATCGAGATCGGCGCCGCAGCAGGGCTGGGTCGATGCCGGCCGGCGGCTCCGGCGCGCCGAGGTCCGAGGGCGAGTACCCCTTCGGGTAGCCGGGGTAGCTGCGCACCTTCGAGTTCAGCAGCTTCGACTTCCGTCGTGGCGGGAGCAGCCGCACCACCGCCGATCGCGCGTGCAGGCCGGCGCGCGCCGCGCGGCCCACCCACGCCGGGCTCGGCCGGAACCCGAACGCCGCCAGCATCCGGTCGTCGAGCAGGCTCTTGGCGCCCATGGCGACCGCGGGCCGCAGCGGTTTCGGGTACCACGCGCAGAACAGGTCCAATGTGTACCGGCCGATCCGGTTGTTGTCCGCCGAGTACACGAAGTTCGCCTCTTCGTAGGCATCCTTGAACTTGCGAAAGGAATCGAAGTCGCCGGGGATGTCCTTGATCCCCATGCGCTTGCCGACCTCTCGGAAGTAGAAGTACGCGGCCTGCCGCTCGTTCTCGTGCAGCGGCCGCCAGCCGAACTGGTCGATCCAGTCGATCGGGTCGTGGACGAACGTCGACAGCACGTACAGCATGTCCTCGTTGCTGATGCGGTACCGGCCGTGCATCCGGTTGACCGTGCTGAGCGCCTCCCGCCCGCGCGGCGAGTCGTACCCGTTCTCGGCCAGCTCCGCCATCAGCAGAGCCGTGTCGTCGTAGCGTTTCTGCGGCCGCTTCTCGAATTCGCCCGTCGCGGCGAGCAGCCGCGATATGCTCGGCACGCAATACGTGCGGAACAGGGCGAACTCCAGCGCCCGCTGGTAGTCCCAGGGAAACTCGAAGCCGATGGAGATGCGGTAGATCTCCTGGTGGTCCCGCTCGGGGTCGCACCGCTCGATCCGGCGCAGCCAGTATCCGGTCATCGCCGGCCTCCTCCTCGTTCGATGTCGACCAGTGGTGCTACCCCAGCCACTCCGCGCGTGACGAACCCCGCGGCACCAGCACCGTCCGGTAGTGGCCTGGCGTCGCCGACATGTGGACCTGCTCGGTGACGCCCTGGTAGTGCCCGAGCGGCGTCTCGGCGGTGAACGTCTCCGGGTCCAGGTACGCGTGCTCCTCGCCGCGGCCCGCGGTCTCCGTCGCATACGCCTTGTCGAACACGCCCAGGCTCAGGATCCACAGCGCGGCCCGCGTCAGGGACACATGCACCCGGTAGCTGCCGCCGTCCCGGGCGCGCCGCGTCAGCGCCACCACGATCCCCGCCGTCAGCAGCCACGACACGATGTAGTCGTTGACCACCAGGATCGGCGGCAGCGCCGGCCGCACCCCGTCGCCCTCCAGGTGCATCATCCCGACCAGGCTGCCCGCGCTCTGGTCGAAGCCCACGCGGTCCGCCCACGGTCCTTGCTCCCCGTTCAGCGACGCGGTCGCGTGGATGATGCCGGGCCGCAGCGCCGCGGCCTCCTCCGCCGAGAACCCGATCTTCGCCAGGTACCCCGGCCGCCGGTTGGCGTAGAAGACATCCGCCTCCCGCAGCAGCGACCGCAACAGCCCGGCGCCCTCGGACTCGTACGGGCTGACCGTCGCCGACCGCACCCCCACGTTCGCCGTGATGTAAGTGACGTCGTGCTCCAGTTCGTCGGGCCGCCACACGTTCAGCACGTCCGCGCCGTGCAGCGCGAGCGCCCGGCCCACCCCGGCGCCCGCGATGACGTGCCCCATCCCGAGCGCCCGCACCCCGGCCAGCGGATCCTCCACCGGGCCGAGCGGTTCCGGCGCGCTGTCGCCGATCTTCGTGATCTCCACCAGCGGCAGGTCCGCCAGCACCTCGCGGTAGTGCGGCTCGGCCATCAGTTCCGCGGGCGTGCGCAGCATCGGCAGCACCGCGCCCGCCGTGACCGCCGCGTTCTCCAGGTCCCGGCCCCGCCACTTCGCGATCGCCGCGGCGACCGCCTCCGTGTCGTCGGGCACGCCGAGCAGTTTCTGCGCCGCCAGCTTGATCTTCGGGTAGGGGTTGAGCGGCATCACCCACTTCTCGTCCGCGGTGCGGTAGAAGCGGAAACCCAATGCCTGCGACGGGTTCGCCGGGGTGCTCGCCGGATAACCGTTGAGCAGCTCCCACTTCCGGTCGTAGAACGGGCACAGCCGGTGCGGCGCCACCCGCAGGTCGACCGCGATGTCCTGCCCGTCACCGCCACGCAGCCGCCACAGCTTCGCGATCGCGGCGGACTTCGCGGCCAGCGCGATCGCCGCCGACCCGCCCAGCCGCAACGTGCTCGGCACCACCGGGTCCGTCCCGCGGAACGTGATCGCGCCGCCGGTGTCGGCCGGGCTCATCCCGATGCCGGCCAGCACCTCGGTCAGCTCGGTGTGCGGGTCGAACTCGTCGCTCGTGGCCGGCTCGGCCACGGCGGCGGTGATGCGGTCAGTGAGCGACATCGTCGAGCAGCTCCTCGGGGATCGGGACGTGCTTGGCGCGCAGGTACTCGCCGACGGCCTTGCCGACCTGGTCGGCACGCAGGTTCGCGGACCCGCCGGTGCCGAGCAGGCCACGCAGGACGAAGTGGACGGCCCGCAGGTGCGGGAACTCGTGCCGGACGATGTCCAGTTCCGCCGCCTCGGGCAGCAGCTTCCGCAGCTCCGCCGTGGACAGCGCCTGCCGCAGCCACGGCCAGGTGCGCTCGTCCGGCACCCACACCCCGACGTTGCTGTTGCCGCCCTTGTCGCCGCTGCGGGCGTAGGCGACCGCGCCCAGCGGCGCCTTCCGGACCCGGTCCGGCAGCGGCCGCTCGGCGGGTTCGGGGTGCACCGGCTGCGGCTGGACCGGCGCCGAGGGCGGCGGGGCGATCGGCAGCGTGCGGCCGTCGTCGAGGACGACGCGGTGCGCCACCTCCGACATCGGCAGCAGCGCGGGCCAGTAGTCGATGCGGGGCCTGCTGCGGCCGGTCAGCCCGGCGCCGCCGTCGTGGTAGAAGCCCGGGATGCTCTGCAGGTACAGCGATCCCAGCCGCGCGGGCAGGTTCAGCTTGGCCAGCGGTTCCGGGGCCGCGGCGACGGCCATCACCCGCAACGCGACCGTCGCGTCCCACTGCGTCTCGGGGTCGGTGGCCGCGGTGCCCAGGCGCGTGATGTCCAGCTCGACACCCTCGGGCAGGTCCCGCGTGATCTGGGCGTGCAGCAGGGCGACCTTCGCGTCCACGTCCGGCGCGGTGACGTAGACCGTGTTGACGAGCGTGTGGCCGATCGCGGCGAACACCGCGACCTTCGTCGTCGGCGGGGGCGGGGAGCCGGTGGCGCCGGTGACCGCGACCCGGTCCGGCCCCGCCGCGGTCAGCCGCACGGTGTCCAGGTGCACCGTGACGTCCGGGTTGAGGTAGCGCGGGCCCTGGATCTCGTAGACCAGTTGCGCCGTCACGGTGTCGACGGTGACCGCGCCGCCGTGCCCGGCGTGCTTGGTGATCACGCTGCTGCCGTCCGCGGCGACCTCGGCGATCGGGAAACCCGGCACCAGCATGTCCGGGATGCGGGTGAAGCCGGAGAAGTTGCCGCCCACGGCCTGCGAACCGCACTCGATGACGTGGCCCGCGGTGACCGCGCCGGCGAGCGCGTCCCAGTCGTCGATCGCCCAGCCGTGCCACCACGCGGCGGGTCCGGTGACCAGGGACGCGTCCGCGACCCGTCCGCACACCACGATGTCCGCGCCCTCGGCGAGCGCGGCCGCGATGCCCCAGCCGCCCAGGTAGGCGTTCGCGGCCAGCGGCTCGTGCCCCCAGGACGCCAGCGGCTCGCCGGTGTCCAGGTTCTCCAGCCGGTGCCCGGCGTCGGCGTACTCGCCCAGCCGCGACAACACGTTGTCGCCCTCCACGTGCGCGATCCGCAACGCCACACCCTCGTCGGCGGCGACCTTGCGCAGCTTCTCCGCGAGCGCGGCTGGGTGGAAACCGCCCGCGTTGGTCACGACCTTCACGCCGCGCCGCGCGATCGCCGCCAGGTGCGGGCGGATCTGGTCGACGAAGTACTCGACGTACCCGCGTTCGGGGTCCCGCCGGTAGCCGGTCGCGAGGGCGGCCAGGGTGACCTCGGCGAGGTAGTCGCCGATCAGGACGTCGACCGGGTCACCGCTCATCGCCTCGTCGATCGCCGTGTAGCGGTCCCCGAGATAGCCCGAGAAGTTCGCGATCCGGACAGCGGTCATCGGCGGCACCTCCTGTGGTCCGGTCCCGACGATAGCCCATTAGCGATCGTTAGGTAATGGCTCTCAGGCGATCTTCGACACGGCGAGGAAGACCTCGGTGCAGTGCTCCACGAGGTCCTCTTCGGACAGTTCGAGGTTGCCGTCCAGCCAGGAGGTCAGCGCTTGGGAGAGCCCGCCGACCAGCATCTCGGCCAGCAGGTCCAGCCGCGCCGTGGAGGGCATCCCGTAGAACTCGCGGGCCTGCAGCCCGAGCAGTCCGGCGAACCACCGCGCGGACGCGGCGCGCCGCTCGGCCAGCACGGTGTTGTCCAGGCTGGGGGAGAAGAGCAGGAAGCCCTTGCGCGGGTCCTCGGCGATCGTGCGCACCAGGCGGCTCAGCCCGGCGTGGGTCTTGGCGCGCGCGTCGCCGGGGGCGGACTGGACGGCCTCCAGGGTTCTGGCCGCGATGCCCTCGACCACGGAGTCGTACACCGCGACCGCCAGCGCGTCCCGGTCGGCGAAGTTCTCGTAGAAGTACCGCGCCGCCAGCCCGGCCTGGCGGCACACGCCCCGCACGGTCAGGTTCCGGTCGCCATCGCGCGCGCCGAGGAGTTCCAGGCCGGCCTCGACGAGCTGGGCGCGGCGCTCGGCCTGCCGGTCCTCGCCGGCGACGCCGCCGTAGGTGCGCAGCGATGTCGATTCCATGCCCCCATCTTGACAGGTGCGCACCGGTGGCGCTCCAATATCTGCGAACGCCCGTGAGCAGAATTGGAGACCAACGATGGCCCAGGCTGCCGCCACCCGCCTCGATGACGCGATGATCGGGGCCGGCCTGCTGGCCGGGGCCGCGAACGTGATCATGCAGCTCGCGCACCCCTCCGTCGGCTACGGCGTGTACGAGAGCCGGGTGGACAGCGGGAACCTGTTCAAGCACCCGGTCAAGCGGAGCCGGACCACGGTCACCTACCTGGCCGTCGCCGCGCTGGGCACCGACGCGGAGCGCAAGGCCTACCGCAAGGCTGTGAACGCCTCGCACGCGCAGGTCCGCTCGACGCCGTCCAGCCCGGTGTCCTACAACGCCTTCGACCCGAAGCTGCAACTGTGGGTCGCCGCGTGTCTGTACCGCGGGTTCGAGGACATCTACGAGGCGTTCATCGGGCCGCTGACCCCCGAGCAGACCGAGGAGATCTACCGCAACTCCGCGCGGCTGGGCACGACGCTGCAGGTCAAGGAGGACATGTGGCCCGCCGACCGGCAGGCCTTCGAGGAGTACTGGATCGAGGCGCTGGCCGAGATCTCGATCGACGACACCGTGCGGCAGCACCTGCTCGACATCGCCGACCTGAAGTTCCTGCCCGGCTTCGTCAGCCGCACGCTGGGGCCGGTCAACCGGTTCGTCACCACCGGGTTCCTGCCCCAGCCGCTTCCGCGAGGAGATGAAGCTCGACTGGACGCCGCGCGACCAGCGCCGGTTCGAGCGGGTGCTCAAGGCGGTCGGGC
The window above is part of the Amycolatopsis thermoflava N1165 genome. Proteins encoded here:
- a CDS encoding oxygenase MpaB family protein — its product is MTGYWLRRIERCDPERDHQEIYRISIGFEFPWDYQRALEFALFRTYCVPSISRLLAATGEFEKRPQKRYDDTALLMAELAENGYDSPRGREALSTVNRMHGRYRISNEDMLYVLSTFVHDPIDWIDQFGWRPLHENERQAAYFYFREVGKRMGIKDIPGDFDSFRKFKDAYEEANFVYSADNNRIGRYTLDLFCAWYPKPLRPAVAMGAKSLLDDRMLAAFGFRPSPAWVGRAARAGLHARSAVVRLLPPRRKSKLLNSKVRSYPGYPKGYSPSDLGAPEPPAGIDPALLRRRSR
- a CDS encoding dihydroxyacetone kinase subunit DhaK, producing the protein MAARQLVNDPDDFVREALEGLQRAHPDLVRYHEDPAYVVRARQADKVALVSGGGSGHEPLHTGFVGSGMLDAAVPGAVFASPTAFQIRAAIAAADRGRGVLLIVKNYTGDVLNFRIAAELAADDGIETRTVLVDDDLATDGQEDGAPGRRGTAAVVAVEKICGAAAENGASLDELAALGERIVSSARTLALALEACTQPGQDRPSFDLPDGEIEFGVGIHGEHGVGRRPYAPVRELVGDLTKPLVAALGLDRGDEVIAIVNGLGATHGLELSVVHRELGEFLDGLGVRIGRALVGSYVTALDMRGCSITLLRADDELLALWDAPVRTPALTW
- a CDS encoding CoA transferase; the protein is MSLTDRITAAVAEPATSDEFDPHTELTEVLAGIGMSPADTGGAITFRGTDPVVPSTLRLGGSAAIALAAKSAAIAKLWRLRGGDGQDIAVDLRVAPHRLCPFYDRKWELLNGYPASTPANPSQALGFRFYRTADEKWVMPLNPYPKIKLAAQKLLGVPDDTEAVAAAIAKWRGRDLENAAVTAGAVLPMLRTPAELMAEPHYREVLADLPLVEITKIGDSAPEPLGPVEDPLAGVRALGMGHVIAGAGVGRALALHGADVLNVWRPDELEHDVTYITANVGVRSATVSPYESEGAGLLRSLLREADVFYANRRPGYLAKIGFSAEEAAALRPGIIHATASLNGEQGPWADRVGFDQSAGSLVGMMHLEGDGVRPALPPILVVNDYIVSWLLTAGIVVALTRRARDGGSYRVHVSLTRAALWILSLGVFDKAYATETAGRGEEHAYLDPETFTAETPLGHYQGVTEQVHMSATPGHYRTVLVPRGSSRAEWLG
- a CDS encoding acyclic terpene utilization AtuA family protein; this encodes MTAVRIANFSGYLGDRYTAIDEAMSGDPVDVLIGDYLAEVTLAALATGYRRDPERGYVEYFVDQIRPHLAAIARRGVKVVTNAGGFHPAALAEKLRKVAADEGVALRIAHVEGDNVLSRLGEYADAGHRLENLDTGEPLASWGHEPLAANAYLGGWGIAAALAEGADIVVCGRVADASLVTGPAAWWHGWAIDDWDALAGAVTAGHVIECGSQAVGGNFSGFTRIPDMLVPGFPIAEVAADGSSVITKHAGHGGAVTVDTVTAQLVYEIQGPRYLNPDVTVHLDTVRLTAAGPDRVAVTGATGSPPPPTTKVAVFAAIGHTLVNTVYVTAPDVDAKVALLHAQITRDLPEGVELDITRLGTAATDPETQWDATVALRVMAVAAAPEPLAKLNLPARLGSLYLQSIPGFYHDGGAGLTGRSRPRIDYWPALLPMSEVAHRVVLDDGRTLPIAPPPSAPVQPQPVHPEPAERPLPDRVRKAPLGAVAYARSGDKGGNSNVGVWVPDERTWPWLRQALSTAELRKLLPEAAELDIVRHEFPHLRAVHFVLRGLLGTGGSANLRADQVGKAVGEYLRAKHVPIPEELLDDVAH
- a CDS encoding IclR family transcriptional regulator; protein product: MIQSVDRAVRVLGVLQAERRLSLSEIAARLGLAPSTVHGIIKTLQAHGLVLQDRDSARYRLGPAVLKLGNVYLDTLELRSRALTWAAELARTTGCAVRTGVLLPGEVMIVHHEPRPDGSRQMPEVGIVIPAHASALGKAMLAWSPGLAPEPLRSMTRDTITDPADLAAHLEQVRGEALATEVEEAVIGECCVAAPIFDAGQDIAGAIGVVVPMTDWPAGPAVPGAVREAARAISRELGAPSWPPAG
- the dhaL gene encoding dihydroxyacetone kinase subunit DhaL; translated protein: MDTRAWIERFAAVIDDRGAELTELDRRAGDGDYGTNLRSALAKVRANLAADDPRTAGEVFTAVSNAFLHTGGTSGPLFGMWFREFAKGLGDEVSAGSLARAAGEAEATVRRLGGAEVGHKTMVDAMVPAAEALAAAAERGADVETALKEAAAAADAGARSTEALLAKRGRASYVGEHARGVTDPGALTVAWFFEAATK
- a CDS encoding TetR/AcrR family transcriptional regulator, whose translation is MESTSLRTYGGVAGEDRQAERRAQLVEAGLELLGARDGDRNLTVRGVCRQAGLAARYFYENFADRDALAVAVYDSVVEGIAARTLEAVQSAPGDARAKTHAGLSRLVRTIAEDPRKGFLLFSPSLDNTVLAERRAASARWFAGLLGLQAREFYGMPSTARLDLLAEMLVGGLSQALTSWLDGNLELSEEDLVEHCTEVFLAVSKIA